In Octopus sinensis linkage group LG15, ASM634580v1, whole genome shotgun sequence, the genomic stretch GAGTGAGCGCCGATTCGCAACAGAAGTTTACAGTCTGGTAAATGCGGTACTTTCATTGCCAACATGGTTATGACTAAGTCCATTGCTGCTGTCGTAATTTCACCTGCATGAGCATTTCCATTTCGTTCGGGGACGCCACTTGCAACAACATAAGCATCTCCGATAGTTTCCACTTTGTAGACGTCATATTTGTGCAGTATAGAATCGAATGTGCTGTAAAGGTTGTTCAACAGATCAACCACTTGCATAGGCTGACTGTTTTTCGCGATCGTTGTAAACCCGACTATATCGCTATAAAATACAGTGACACAGTTGAAGTCTTCTGGTTCCACTTTATTTCCGTGTTTTAATTCCTCTACCACTTTTTTGGGCAACATTTGACTTATAATATGATCAATTTTAGCCTTTTCTACTTCGAGGTCGTGGGTACGCTCAATCACCACTTGTTCGAGATTATTGGAATAAGATTCCAATAGTCGAATTAAGTTGTCCATTAGTTCTCCCTTTGTCGGATGAATATTATCTAGCACTACAAGAAGCTTTGAAAATGGAGGTCTGAGCAGAGGTTCATCGTTCCATACGTCATCAAGCATTTTGAGAAATTTTCTCTGAGTTGTTTTCCCCTCTGGCAAATGTTCGCTTTTAAGTTGTGGCCGAATAACAAATATATCGCCTCCAATTGACTGCCATACTTTTCTCTCATCTTCTAGAAGAGGACTGTCTTTCTCCACTATGAGATCCAAAATAGCGCTTACAGATAGGAACATCCGTTCATAAGCGTACGGTATGTCTCTGGTGGCAATTTCAGAAGCAATTATTCCAAATGAATAGACATCCCCTTCTTTAGTACCCATCTGAACGTCATTTAGACACTCAACAGTTATTAGTAGTTCAGGAGCCGTCCAAAAAAGTTCGTTCATCTTTAATAATTCATACTGCCAATCTTTCTCTTCTCCAGCCATAAGGTACTGTCCATAGCGAATTGATGGACCGCCAAAACCGGACAAACGAATGCACCAGCGGTTATCAAGTAAACAATTCGATGATTTGAGACGTCCATGAGAGCCGATATTAGTTTTACTGTGAATGAAATCCATTCCACAGCAGATgtcttttagaaaagaaaatcgGAAATCCCAACCAAGTTGTATAGCATCATTGATAAGAATATCTTCAAGACTGCCTTTATTCGCCGGCTCAAGAAAAAAAGACACGTTTGGATATGTGAGACAGGCTCCACCGTAAATGATTAAATTTTTGTGATTCAAAGTCGTCAGTTCAACCATTTCTAGTCGGACCGCTTCATCATCAAGGTCAACGGTTCTACTGTTGAAGCGTTTCACAAACCATTTCTCACGCTTCCACGTGTACAAATCATTAAACATTCGACTAACATGGGTCGCAGTTGAAACGTTCTTCGAATCTTTTTCTTGAGAATCGATTTTAACAGCTTCGTCCCAGATAACGAGCCACTCGAGATTTGCCAGTGCAGTTCTGAGTTGGATGCGTTTGATTAAATACCTTAtcaatagatatataaaacatatgagcAACACTAGGGAACAAATAACTGGAACGAGAATGGCTGCAAGGTGTATTGAGCAATATTTACCGAGCCACATTGATGATCTACACTGGCATTTATCGGGCTTCACGCATTTTCCATGTAAGCAAGGAGTGTTACATACCGGTTGGTCACAGCGCGGCCCTTTCCAGCCCGATTTACAGGTACATACGTCTGGAGTGTTACATCCGCCATGAACGCAACTGCATGAAACATTCATACACCCATCTCCTAAATAGCctttgttacatacacacacgttctccGCAATGCAGACACCATTATTGAATACTGTAACATCGTCTTGCGATATAAGATTACCACAGTTTTGTTTACACCTAAAAGGTGTTACTACCTTCTCCCTCCGGCGAAAGCCTATAGATGGCCATGGTTCGTTTGGAGCTTTAGCTAATATATTGTCATGCGCGCTAATCATTCCTGAAATTGaagaatattttctaatattgTACGTATCAGCCATGGGAAGCGACATTGGTGGTAGTACATAATTATATGGAGGTTTATTCAATGGGTATTTAGCTTGGTAATTCACCTCTACTTCACCAGACTCTTTATATAGTACAAGTCTTATCGGGAGAGCTACTAAATTAGGGTCGGAATCAGAAGCATTGCCGATAGGATTAATCAAAATGATACTTCCCCTAAAGTCAGATCTTTTACCGGTCTCATCGAGACGCACCTTTCCCGACAGTccattcaaattaatttttttcagttcaTTTGAAATTTCATCTCCAAAAGCGGTCTTTTGTCGGGAAACTATATTGCTGATTGCTTGAGCCAACAGCCACATGGCATCATAACCCAGTGCCAAATAAGATGCTAGTTCTTCATTTGGATATATTGCTTTACTTCCTAAATACTCTGTTCTGTCAATGCTATAAAATCTTTCGAGTGTATGTAGCCATCTTTCGGTCCGGAAGTTTCCAAAATTGTAATTTTCTATAAATAGTAGTGACCCACGATAAGCATAGGTACATTTCGGTT encodes the following:
- the LOC118766408 gene encoding receptor-type guanylate cyclase gcy-4-like; amino-acid sequence: MSIAVESINTNDEIEFTVQQYQMYKETHQNTDSELRGILLSASSLITKAVARNSMIDNIPVIALTEKDNSFLRYNLFNKICWGWPEIYSFFLRACKARRWLKITSISSSGRTVDIEFFNKAQLFDIKIAMPVVVPEFDSFTGTTWQPEFYGEAMRSLKDAGTKIIICFSTRSLPYILRSGIRFGVSALDGYQWLFISEDARSFPLMNEGVCQWEPKCTYAYRGSLLFIENYNFGNFRTERWLHTLERFYSIDRTEYLGSKAIYPNEELASYLALGYDAMWLLAQAISNIVSRQKTAFGDEISNELKKINLNGLSGKVRLDETGKRSDFRGSIILINPIGNASDSDPNLVALPIRLVLYKESGEVEVNYQAKYPLNKPPYNYVLPPMSLPMADTYNIRKYSSISGMISAHDNILAKAPNEPWPSIGFRRREKVVTPFRCKQNCGNLISQDDVTVFNNGVCIAENVCVCNKGYLGDGCMNVSCSCVHGGCNTPDVCTCKSGWKGPRCDQPVCNTPCLHGKCVKPDKCQCRSSMWLGKYCSIHLAAILVPVICSLVLLICFIYLLIRYLIKRIQLRTALANLEWLVIWDEAVKIDSQEKDSKNVSTATHVSRMFNDLYTWKREKWFVKRFNSRTVDLDDEAVRLEMVELTTLNHKNLIIYGGACLTYPNVSFFLEPANKGSLEDILINDAIQLGWDFRFSFLKDICCGMDFIHSKTNIGSHGRLKSSNCLLDNRWCIRLSGFGGPSIRYGQYLMAGEEKDWQYELLKMNELFWTAPELLITVECLNDVQMGTKEGDVYSFGIIASEIATRDIPYAYERMFLSVSAILDLIVEKDSPLLEDERKVWQSIGGDIFVIRPQLKSEHLPEGKTTQRKFLKMLDDVWNDEPLLRPPFSKLLVVLDNIHPTKGELMDNLIRLLESYSNNLEQVVIERTHDLEVEKAKIDHIISQMLPKKVVEELKHGNKVEPEDFNCVTVFYSDIVGFTTIAKNSQPMQVVDLLNNLYSTFDSILHKYDVYKVETIGDAYVVASGVPERNGNAHAGEITTAAMDLVITMLAMKVPHLPDCKLLLRIGAHSGPVVAGVVGLKMPRYTLFGDTMLIAATMESTSEPLRIQLSEHTVKILDQLGGYETELRGEMTVAGRALTTFWLISKDGYEGTLPQVASK